From one Tachysurus vachellii isolate PV-2020 chromosome 23, HZAU_Pvac_v1, whole genome shotgun sequence genomic stretch:
- the nudt19 gene encoding nucleoside diphosphate-linked moiety X motif 19: MNTALKHWKEAATVILAAGSKYKRSVESLWRETPGFTTNLRQKTAFDYEVLLLKRSGKSSFMPNAYVFPGGLVEPSDFSTEWLDVFNAFTHLPMFGLATVKQPQESRPPIFATDRQQLGSPIPGDVAFRICAVRETFEESGILLVVPSDEANTLNTDVNADNEKSDNYVSRSRFTALPDRWDKSLISKWRSLVLQNSENFILMCRELECLPNIWALYEWGNWLTPVGGSVRQRRYDTAFYMCCLKHVPDTLQDQKEIEHYKWSTPPEVLHSYQERKLWIAPPQLYDIGRMCNFPLLSDLHNFAKQRSIEGCERCLPVILKATDCHISLLPGDSLYPEKTDSNVSTEKCLEELQEDSPNLHRIVMHNPYQSSVYINITPKYKHLLPLTICESKHEHKL; the protein is encoded by the exons ATGAATACTGCTTTAAAGCATTGGAAAGAAGCGGCTACTGTGATTTTAGCTGCTGGATCAAAGTATAAGCGAAGTGTTGAGTCTTTGTGGAGAGAAACGCCTGGTTTTACAACAAATTTACGACAAAAAACAGCTTTCGACTATGAAGTCCTGCTGCTCAAAAGGAGCGGAAAAAGCAGCTTTATGCCAAACGCTTATGTGTTTCCAGGTGGTTTAGTGGAACCGTCTGACTTCTCCACTGAGTGGTTAgatgtttttaatgcttttacaCACTTGCCGATGTTTGGCTTAGCGACAGTGAAGCAGCCGCAGGAAAGCAGACCGCCGATTTTTGCGACAGACCGTCAGCAGCTCGGGTCTCCCATCCCGGGGGACGTCGCTTTCAGAATCTGTGCAGTGAGAGAGACGTTTGAGGAATCAGGGATACTTTTAGTGGTGCCTAGTGACGAGGCAAACACCCTGAACACTGATGTTAATGCGGACAATGAGAAGTCGGATAATTACGTCAGTCGGTCACGGTTTACGGCACTGCCGGACCGGTGGGACAAAAGTCTGATCTCTAAATGGAGATCTCTGGTCCTCCAGAACTCGGAGAATTTTATTCTCATGTGCAGAGAGCTCGAGTGTTTACCGAATATATGGGCTCTATATGAGTGGGGAAACTGGCTCACTCCTGTTGGCGGGTCTGTCCGTCAGAGGAGGTACGACACGGCCTTTTACATGTGCTGTTTAAAACACGTCCCAGACACGCTGCAGGACCAGAAGGAGATCGAGCATTATAAG TGGTCTACGCCCCCTGAAGTACTTCACAGCTACCAGGAAAGAAAACTTTGGATTGCACCACCACAGTTATATGATATTGGACGAATGTGCAATTTTCCTTTACTAAGTGACCTTCACAACTTTGCCAAACAGAGATCGATAGAAGGCTGTGAGCGCTGCCTACCTGTTATCTTGAAGGCTACTGACTGCCACATATCACTCTTACCAG GTGACAGTTTGTATCCAGAGAAAACCGATAGCAACGTGTCTACAGAGAAGTGTTTGGAAGAGCTGCAGGAGGACAGTCCAAATCTGCATCGCATCGTAATGCACAATCCTTACCAGAGCTCTGTCTATATTAACATCACACCTAAATACAAGCATCTACTTCCTCTTACCATCTGTGAGTCCAAGCATGAGCACAAGCTCTAA